A window from Diachasmimorpha longicaudata isolate KC_UGA_2023 chromosome 5, iyDiaLong2, whole genome shotgun sequence encodes these proteins:
- the Beta-spec gene encoding spectrin beta chain isoform X8: protein MTTDISVVRTGWDPTLQQEIVDEYEYDGGNSSSRLFERSRIKALAGERETVQKKTFQKWVNSHLVRCSCRIGDLYVDLRDGKMLIKLLEILSGERLPRPTKGKMRIHCLENVDKALQFLREQRVHLENMGSHDIVDGNPRLSLGLIWTIILRFQIQDITIKETPNQETKSAKDALLLWCQMKTAGYHNVNVRNFTTSWRDGLAFNAIIHKHRPDLIQFDRLSRSNAIYNLNNAFNVAEDKLGLTKLLDAEDIFVDHPDEKSIITYVVTYYHSFSKMKQDTVHGKRIGKVVGIAMENDRMIHEYESMTSDLLRWIEGTIEALGDRNFANSLVGVQSQLSQFSNYRTIEKPPKFVEKGNLEVLLFTLQSKMRANNQKPYLPKEGKMISDINKAWERLEKAEHERELALREELIRQEKLEQLAARFNRKASMRETWLSENQRLVSQDNFGFDLAAVEAAAKKHEAIETDIFAYEERVQAVMAVSQELEAENYHDILKINERKVNVLRLWNYLLELLRARRMRLELSLQLQQNFQEMLYILDSMEELKQRLLTDDYGKHLMGVEDLLQKHSLVEADINVLGERVKAVVQQSQRFLEPGEDYRPCDPAIIVERVQQLEDAYSELVRLAVERRARLEESRKLWQFYWDMADEENWIKEKEQIVSTGDIGHDLTTINLLLSKHKALENEIQSHDAQLMSVAAIGDELVRQEHFGSRSIQERLKEILSMWNHLLDLAAFRRKRLEEAVDFHQLFADADDIDIWMLDTLRLVSSEDVGRDEANVQSLLKKHKDVTDELKNYAATIEQLHQQASGLGEHDAKSPEVLERLASIDSRYKELLELAKLRKQRLLDALSLYKLFSESDGVEQWIGEKNRMLDTMVPAKDIEDVEIMKHRYDGFEKEMNSNASRVAVVNQLARQLLHVEHPNSTEIVKRQNELNQKWADLREKAEGKREALNSAHGVQTFHIECRETVSWIEDKKRILQQTDSLEMDLTGVMTLQRRLSGMERDLAAIQAKLDALEKEAQSIEQEHPEEAALIRERITQIQTIWEELTQMLKERDAKLEEAGDLHRFLRDLDHFQTWLTKTQTDVASEDTPTSLADAEKLLTQHQNIKEEIDNYTDDYTKMMEYGERLTAEAGDGDTQYMFLRERLNALKMGWEELHQMWANRQNLLSNSLNLQVFDRDARQAEVLLSQQEHHLAKDETPSNFEQAENMIKRHEAFMTTMDANDEKINSVVQFAARLVDEGHFAADKVKKKAENINDRRNINHEKANQLMEKLRDQLQLQMFLQDCEELGEWVQEKHITAQDETYRSAKTVHSKWTRHQAFEAEIASNKDRLEQLQRAAEELISQKPELTDVIKPKVSELADQFEELETTTHDKGERLFDANREVLIHQTCDDIDSWMNELEKQIESTDTGSDLASVNILMQKQQMIETQMAVKARQVTELDKQAEHLQRTTPDDKMEEIKFKKEKVAQRFAQLKEPLVDRQRQLEKKKEAFQFRRDVEDEKLWIAEKMPQATSTEYGNSLFNVHMLKKKNQSLRTEIENHEPRINAVCNNGQKLIDEGHEATPEFQRLISELNEKWRELKEAIGDRNKHLLQNEKAQQYFFDSTEAESWMSEQELYMMVEDRGKDEISAQNLMKKHESLEHAVEDYAETIRQLGETARQLINDQHPLADQIAVKQSQVDKLYAGLKDLAGERRAKLDEALQLFMLNREVDDLEQWINERELVAGSQELGQDYDHVTLLWERFKEFARDTETIGSERVAAVNGIADSLIATGHSDAATIAEWKDGLNEVWQDLLELIETRTQMLAASRELHKFFHDCKDVLGRILEKQNAMSDELGRDAGSVSALQRKHGNFIQDLSTLQNQVTQIQEESSKLQASYAGDKASEITNREAEVVAAWNNLQALCEGRKAKLEDTGDLFRFFNMVRTLMIWMDDVIRQMNTSEKPRDVSGVELLMNNHQSLKAEIDTREDNLLTCINLGKDLLARNHYASSQIKEKLTALTDHRNALLHRWEERWENLQLILEVYQFARDAAVAEAWLIAQEPYLMSQELGHTIDEVENLIKKHEAFEKSAAAQEERFSALERLTTPERMHGSDFSLSMPVMELTRNHTIPKIHPPISKITLTIPKKRVRPLEAIVHDIILGSDRFYTPVRVRRRESTSTGTRLPGNDHSESRPRSFLWDSNWSRHNSVLSSADSVSIKSHDNSVFEESPDEEIVQKIETSKICKYENPMFSKMNGF from the exons ATGACGACCGACATCTCAGTGGTGCGTACGGGATGGGATCCTACGCTACAACAGGAGATTGTCGACGAGTACGAATACGATGGAGGAAATTCGAGTTCAAGATTATTCGAACGATCGCGAATCAAGGCGTTAGCCG GTGAACGTGAAACAGTACAAAAGAAAACATTTCAAAAATGGGTCAATTCCCATTTAGTCCGTTGCTCCTGTCGAATAGGCGATCTTTACGTCGACCTTCGCGACGGAAAAATGCTGATAAAACTCCTTGAAATTCTCTCCGGTGAGCGTCTCCCCCGTCCAACAAAAGGCAAAATGAGAATTCACTGCCTTGAAAATGTGGATAAAGCCCTGCAGTTTCTTCGAGAGCAGCGTGTACATCTGGAGAACATGGGTTCCCACGACATTGTGGATGGAAATCCTCGGTTGTCCCTCGGTCTCATCTGGACAATAATCCTTCGTTTCCAGATCCAAGACATTACCATCAAGGAAACACCCAATCAAGAGACTAAATCCGCAAAGGATGCCTTGTTACTCTGGTGCCAGATGAAAACAGCTGGCTATCACAACGTTAATGTCAGAAATTTTACGACTTCCTGGCGAGACGGATTGGCATTCAATGCTATTATTCACAAACATCGTCCCGATTTGATTCAATTCGACAGACTATCAAGGTCAAATGCAATCTACAACTTGAACAATGCATTCAATGTCGCTGAGGACAAACTTGGTCTCACAAAGCTCCTCGATGCTGAGGACATATTCGTTGATCATcctgatgaaaaatcaattatcactTACGTCGTGACCTACTATCACTCCTTCTCGAAGATGAAGCAGGACACTGTTCATGGTAAGCGTATTGGCAAGGTAGTGGGTATAGCAATGGAGAATGATCGGATGATTCACGAGTATGAGAGCATGACAAGTGATCTCCTGCGTTGGATCGAGGGAACCATTGAGGCCCTAGGGGATAGAAACTTTGCTAACTCCCTGGTGGGAGTTCAATCACAGCTGTCACAGTTCTCCAATTACAGAACAATCGAGAAGCCACCGAAGTTCGTGGAAAAGGGTAATCTAGAAGTGCTTTTGTTCACCCTTCAGTCGAAGATGAGGGCCAACAATCAGAAGCCCTATTTACCAAAAGAAGGAAAGATGATATCTGATATCAATAAGGCCTGGGAGAGACTCGAGAAGGCCGAGCACGAGCGAGAGCTTGCTCTTCGTGAAGAACTCATACGCCAGGAGAAGCTTGAACAGTTGGCAGCGAGATTCAATAGAAAGGCGAGCATGAGGGAGACTTGGTTATCTGAGAACCAGAGACTTGTTTCCCAGGATAACTTTGGATTTGACCTTGCTGCGGTGGAAGCAGCTGCTAAGAAACACGAAGCCATTGAAACAGATATATTTGCTTATGAAGAACGAGTTCAGGCTGTCATGGCCGTGTCTCAAGAGTTAGAAGCTGAGAACTATCACGATATTCTGAAGATCAATGAGAGGAAGGTGAATGTCCTTCGTCTCTGGAATTATCTCCTCGAACTCCTCAGAGCTAGAAGAATGAGACTAGAACTGTCCCTTCAGCTTCAACAGAACTTCCAGGAGATGCTGTACATATTGGATAGCATGGAGGAACTCAAGCAGAGACTTTTAACTGATGACTATGGTAAGCATTTGATGGGAGTGGAGGATCTGCTGCAGAAGCACTCACTTGTGGAAGCCGATATAAATGTCCTTGGCGAACGTGTGAAGGCAGTCGTCCAGCAGAGCCAGAGATTCCTGGAACCAGGGGAGGACTATCGTCCCTGTGATCCGGCGATAATCGTTGAGCGTGTACAGCAGCTTGAGGATGCTTACTCAGAGCTAGTTCGTCTTGCTGTTGAACGTCGAGCTAGACTCGAGGAATCCAGAAAGCTCTGGCAATTCTACTGGGATATGGCTGACGAGGAGAACTGGATTAAGGAGAAGGAGCAAATTGTTTCCACTGGAGACATTGGTCACGACCTCACGACAATTAATCTTCTGTTATCCAAGCACAAGGCATTGGAGAATGAGATACAATCCCATGACGCACAACTCATGTCAGTGGCTGCTATTGGTGATGAGCTCGTTCGTCAAGAGCACTTCGGTTCACGCAGCATTCAAGAAAGACTCAAGGAGATTCTCTCCATGTGGAATCACCTGCTGGATTTGGCCGCCTTCAGGCGTAAGCGTCTGGAGGAAGCCGTTGATTTCCATCAACTTTTCGCTGATGCTGATGACATCGACATCTGGATGCTGGATACATTGAGACTTGTCTCGTCTGAAGATGTCGGTAGGGATGAGGCTAATGTTCAGTCACTTTTGAAAAAGCACAAGGATGTTACTGATGAGCTAAAGAACTACGCTGCAACCATCGAACAACTTCATCAACAGGCGTCTGGCCTTGGTGAGCACGATGCTAAATCTCCGGAAGTACTTGAAAGACTCGCATCTATCGATTCTCGTTACAAGGAACTACTGGAGCTTGCTAAACTACGAAAACAGAGACTCCTGGATGCATTGTCATTATACAAGCTCTTTAGTGAGTCTGACGGTGTTGAGCAGTGGATTGGTGAGAAAAATCGTATGTTGGATACAATGGTACCAGCCAAGGATATCGAGGATGTGGAGATAATGAAGCATCGTTATGATGGCTTTGAGAAAGAGATGAATTCTAATGCATCGAGAGTTGCTGTTGTCAATCAACTTGCTAGACAGCTTCTACACGTTGAACATCCCAACTCGACGGAAATTGTCAAGCGTCAGAATGAGCTCAATCAGAAATGGGCCGATTTGAGAGAGAAGGCTGAGGGTAAACGTGAGGCACTTAATTCAGCACATGGTGTCCAGACATTCCACATTGAGTGTCGTGAGACTGTCTCCTGGATTGAAGATAAGAAGAGAATTCTTCAGCAGACTGATAGCCTGGAGATGGATCTTACTGGGGTCATGACCCTTCAGAGAAGACTCAGCGGCATGGAGAGAGATTTGGCTGCCATTCAGGCAAAGCTGGATGCCCTGGAGAAAGAGGCGCAGTCCATTGAGCAAGAGCATCCTGAGGAGGCTGCTTTGATTCGTGAGAGAATTACTCAAATTCAAACCATATGGGAGGAGCTCACTCAGATGCTCAAGGAACGTGATGCCAAGCTCGAGGAGGCTGGCGATCTTCATAGATTCCTTCGTGATCTCGATCACTTCCAGACTTGGCTCACCAAGACTCAAACTGATGTCGCCAGTGAGGACACACCAACCAGTCTCGCTGACGCTGAAAAACTTCTCACTCAGCATCAAAACATCAAGGAGGAAATTGATAACTATACTGATGATTACACCAAGATGATGGAGTACGGTGAGAGATTGACTGCTGAGGCTGGAGATGGAGATACTCAGTACATGTTCCTTCGTGAACGTCTTAATGCCCTGAAGATGGGATGGGAGGAATTGCACCAGATGTGGGCAAACAGGCAAAACTTACTATCAAATTCTCTCAATCTTCAGGTGTTTGATCGTGACGCAAGGCAGGCTGAAGTCCTCTTGTCACAGCAGGAGCATCATCTCGCCAAGGACGAGACCCCCTCGAACTTCGAGCAAGCTGAGAACATGATAAAACGTCATGAGGCCTTCATGACCACAATGGACGCTAACGACGAGAAAATTAACTCAGTCGTTCAATTTGCGGCTAGACTCGTTGATGAGGGCCACTTTGCAGCCGATAAAGTGAAGAAGAAGGCTGAGAATATCAACGATAGGAGAAATATCAATCATGAGAAGGCTAATCAGCTGATGGAGAAGCTGAGAGATCAGCTACAGCTACAAATGTTCCTCCAGGACTGCGAAGAACTTGGTGAATGGGTGCAGGAGAAGCACATAACAGCACAGGACGAGACGTACAGAAGTGCGAAGACAGTTCACAGCAAGTGGACTCGCCATCAAGCCTTCGAGGCTGAAATAGCAAGTAACAAGGATCGTTTGGAGCAACTGCAACGCGCTGCTGAAGAACTCATCAGCCAGAAGCCCGAGCTCACTGACGTCATCAAGCCCAAAGTATCTGAACTTGCTGATCAGTTTGAGGAACTCGAAACAACAACTCACGATAAGGGAGAACGTCTGTTCGATGCTAATCGCGAAGTTCTCATCCACCAGACCTGCGATGACATTGACTCCTGGATGAATGAGCTTGAGAAGCAGATTGAGAGCACTGATACTGGATCAGATCTTGCATCTGTCAACATTCTCATGCAGAAGCAGCAGATGATCGAGACCCAGATGGCGGTGAAGGCTCGTCAAGTGACTGAATTGGATAAGCAAGCTGAGCATCTCCAACGTACAACTCCAGATGATAAAATGGAAGAGATCAAATTCAAGAAGGAGAAGGTCGCACAACGATTCGCCCAGCTCAAAGAGCCCCTCGTCGATCGTCAACGACAGCTGGAGAAGAAGAAGGAAGCCTTCCAGTTCCGTCGTGATGTTGAGGATGAGAAACTCTGGATCGCCGAGAAGATGCCACAGGCAACAAGTACAGAGTACGGAAATTCTCTGTTCAACGTGCACATGCTGAAGAAGAAGAACCAGTCCCTCCGAACAGAGATTGAGAATCACGAGCCAAGGATCAACGCTGTTTGCAACAATGGCCAGAAATTAATagacgagggtcacgaggccACTCCAGAATTCCAACGTCTCATTTCCGAGCTTAACGAGAAGTGGCGTGAACTGAAGGAAGCTATCGGTGATCGCAACAAGCACTTGTTGCAGAATGAAAAAGCCCAGCAGTACTTCTTTGATTCGACAGAAGCTGAATCCTGGATGAGTGAACAAGAGCTTTACATGATGGTTGAGGATCGTGGAAAGGACGAGATCTCTGCCCAGAACTTGATGAAGAAGCACGAGTCCTTGGAGCATGCTGTTGAGGACTATGCAGAGACCATCAGGCAGCTTGGCGAGACAGCTCGACAATTGATCAACGATCAGCATCCGCTGGCCGATCAGATAGCTGTAAAGCAATCCCAGGTTGATAAACTATATGCTGGACTGAAGGACCTCGCAGGGGAGAGACGAGCAAAACTCGATGAAGCTCTACAACTCTTCATGCTGAACCGCGAGGTCGATGATTTGGAGCAGTGGATCAATGAGCGAGAACTGGTGGCTGGTAGCCAGGAGCTCGGCCAGGACTACGACCATGTGACACTTCTCTgggagagattcaaggagtttGCCAGGGATACCGAGACCATTGGCTCAGAGAGAGTAGCTGCTGTGAATGGTATTGCTGATTCACTGATTGCAACAGGACACTCTGATGCTGCCACTATTGCAGAATGGAAGGACGGGCTCAACGAGGTCTGGCAAGATCTTCTTGAGCTCATTGAGACAAGGACACAGATGCTGGCGGCCAGTCGGGAACTGCACAAGTTCTTCCATGATTGTAAGGACGTTCTTGGAAGGATCTTGGAGAAGCAAAACGCAATGTCTGATGAGCTTGGACGTGATGCTGGATCTGTCTCGGCACTTCAACGTAAACATGGAAATTTCATTCAGGATCTATCGACACTGCAGAATCAGGTGACGCAAATTCAAGAGGAGTCGTCTAAGTTGCAGGCCAGTTATGCTGGTGACAAGGCCAGTGAGATTACTAACAGGGAGGCTGAGGTGGTAGCAGCTTGGAATAATCTCCAGGCACTTTGTGAGGGACGAAAAGCCAAGCTTGAGGACACCGGGGATCTCTTTAGATTCTTTAATATGGTCAGGACACTCATGATATGGATGGACGATGTCATCAGACAGATGAATACTTCGGAAAAGCCCAGAGATGTTTCCGGGGTTGAGTTGTTGATGAATAATCATCAGAGTTTGAAGGCTGAAATTGATACCAGGGAGGATAATCTGCTGACGTGCATCAATCTAGGAAAGGATTTGTTGGCCAGAAATCATTATGCCAGCTCGCAGATTAAGGAAAAATTGACAGCCCTGACTGATCACAGAAATGCATTGTTGCATCGATGGGAGGAACGCTGGGAGAATCTTCAGTTGATTTTGGAAGTCTATCAGTTTGCTAGggatgctgctgttgctgagGCCTGGCTTATTGCTCAGGAGCCGTATCTCATGAGTCAGGAGTTGGGGCACACTATTGATGAAGTCGAGAATCTCATCAAGAAACACGAGGCATTCGAGAAATCGGCAGCTGCACAGGAGGAACGTTTCAGTGCCTTGGAACGACTTACCACG CCCGAGAGGATGCATGGTAGTGACTTCTCGCTGAGCATGCCGGTGATGGAACTGACACGAAATCACACCATTCCTAAAATTCACCCCCCAATCTCTAAAATAACCCTCACCATTCCCAAGAAAAGGGTCCGTCCTCTTGAAGCAATCGTGCACGATATTATCCTCGGCTCGGATCGTTTTTACACACCGGTGAGAGTTCGCCGACGAGAGTCAACGTCCACCGGGACGAGGCTCCCGGGAAACGATCACTCTGAATCTCGACCAAGATCTTTCCTCTGGGACTCCAATTGGAGCCGACATAACTCTGTTCTCTCCAGTGCTGACTCCGTTAGTATAAAATCTCATGATAATTCCGTCTTTGAGGAGAGCCCTGACGAGGAGATCGTGCAGAAAATTGAAACTAGTAAAATTTGTAAATATGAAAATCCGATGTTCAGCAAGATGAATGGATTTTGA